One window of Chryseobacterium indologenes genomic DNA carries:
- a CDS encoding HU family DNA-binding protein codes for MTKAELVNTISNKLGTEKNETQKVVEAFMQEIRTSMYNGDNVYLRGFGSFIIKTRAAKTGRNISKNTAIEIPAHNIPAFKPSKSFVEKVKTKVAVK; via the coding sequence ATGACAAAGGCAGAATTGGTAAACACCATCTCAAATAAGTTGGGAACAGAAAAGAATGAAACACAGAAAGTTGTAGAAGCTTTTATGCAGGAGATCAGAACTTCTATGTATAATGGGGATAACGTTTATCTAAGAGGTTTTGGATCTTTTATCATTAAAACAAGAGCTGCTAAAACAGGAAGAAATATTTCTAAAAACACTGCAATTGAGATTCCTGCTCATAACATTCCTGCTTTCAAACCTTCAAAATCTTTTGTTGAGAAAGTAAAAACTAAAGTTGCAGTAAAATAA
- a CDS encoding response regulator transcription factor encodes MSKILSNTVRFSIADSDFYFKKIMIKTLMENPFYMLLNDCNNGHELVNRIYRRQEDVFIIELFMPVLSGIEAIKYIRKNNTETPIITYSGTYQEDMAEILSKIPNTYYCQKKSTIIKDIIKGSITSEDFDYQTYSKEWEQQPLAVQEYMDRQKKGQEELSPAEIQLMRFCYEGFSNKEIAEKLNLSTRTIDTYINRLTEKLGLKTKLHLIRFCVENGYYNSSL; translated from the coding sequence ATGAGTAAAATATTATCTAATACCGTACGTTTTTCTATTGCTGACAGTGATTTTTATTTTAAAAAAATAATGATCAAAACACTCATGGAGAATCCTTTCTATATGCTTCTGAATGACTGTAACAATGGGCACGAGCTGGTAAACAGAATCTACAGAAGGCAGGAGGATGTGTTCATCATTGAGTTATTTATGCCCGTTTTAAGCGGAATTGAAGCGATTAAATATATCCGGAAAAACAATACGGAAACCCCTATTATCACCTATTCCGGCACCTACCAGGAAGATATGGCTGAAATTCTTTCAAAAATCCCCAATACCTATTACTGTCAGAAAAAAAGCACCATTATAAAAGATATCATTAAGGGAAGCATTACTTCTGAAGACTTTGATTACCAAACCTATTCCAAAGAATGGGAGCAGCAGCCACTTGCAGTACAGGAATATATGGACAGGCAGAAAAAAGGTCAGGAAGAACTTTCTCCGGCTGAAATACAGCTGATGAGATTCTGTTATGAGGGATTCAGCAATAAAGAAATTGCAGAAAAACTTAACCTGAGTACAAGAACTATTGACACTTACATTAACCGGCTTACAGAAAAGCTGGGACTGAAAACCAAGCTCCACCTTATCCGTTTCTGCGTAGAAAACGGCTATTACAATTCCAGTTTATAA
- the tssO gene encoding type VI secretion system TssO, with amino-acid sequence MSSNREKKLNKSDVRIGIWKFILSFVVLSVVTFACLFLFFKSYDIQREGISREAEAYKELMLRSDVLKDHIDEIYDKMNQLSINKVENDVFLRTSIMDNVRDAKNIMGKDSAQSFKHYAVLMKQIVPMMTLKAKIIEVEYKKKTVLRDLDECMGKIKVTNNELRKDPTRNFTGSKRRR; translated from the coding sequence ATGTCTTCTAACAGGGAAAAAAAATTAAACAAATCTGACGTCAGAATAGGCATTTGGAAGTTTATTCTGTCTTTTGTCGTTTTGTCGGTTGTAACTTTTGCGTGCTTATTTCTCTTCTTTAAGAGTTATGATATACAACGTGAAGGAATCAGCCGGGAAGCTGAAGCCTATAAAGAACTGATGCTTCGAAGCGACGTGCTGAAAGATCACATTGATGAAATTTATGACAAAATGAACCAGCTTAGTATTAATAAGGTGGAAAATGACGTGTTCCTCAGAACCAGCATTATGGATAACGTGAGAGATGCCAAAAATATTATGGGCAAAGACAGTGCACAGAGCTTTAAGCACTATGCTGTACTGATGAAGCAGATAGTGCCTATGATGACTTTAAAGGCTAAGATCATTGAAGTGGAATATAAGAAGAAAACCGTTTTAAGAGATCTGGATGAATGTATGGGTAAAATAAAAGTGACCAATAACGAGCTTAGAAAAGACCCTACAAGAAATTTCACAGGAAGTAAAAGAAGAAGATAA
- a CDS encoding type VI secretion system transmembrane protein TssO gives MQGQITLSKKERHYQFFYLILMLVTAMLFLGVIFLKGFVSPFSDEDVRGIQNLEQKAEFEHHQKIVIPIMDSTYTMITKLTDDGPQPFVENNIQLGVNDLNSYFSSTDVVDIRKDAYPQIAKFYKMYFDDKKVISTTSEDIKVFQKQVDECRIGFKDKQNKLYQREQDLKARVQ, from the coding sequence ATGCAAGGACAAATCACATTATCGAAGAAAGAAAGGCATTATCAGTTTTTTTATTTAATACTGATGCTTGTGACTGCTATGTTATTTTTAGGAGTGATATTTTTAAAAGGATTTGTATCTCCTTTTTCTGATGAAGACGTGAGAGGAATTCAGAATCTTGAACAGAAAGCTGAATTTGAGCATCATCAAAAAATCGTTATCCCAATCATGGACAGTACTTATACCATGATCACAAAACTTACTGATGACGGCCCACAGCCTTTTGTAGAAAATAATATTCAGCTGGGAGTTAATGATCTTAACAGCTATTTCAGCAGTACTGATGTTGTTGATATCAGAAAAGATGCTTATCCTCAGATTGCAAAATTCTATAAAATGTACTTTGATGACAAAAAAGTAATTTCAACTACTTCAGAAGATATTAAAGTTTTTCAGAAACAGGTGGATGAGTGCAGAATCGGATTTAAGGACAAGCAAAATAAGCTTTATCAGCGTGAGCAGGATCTGAAAGCGAGAGTACAATAA
- a CDS encoding PKD domain-containing protein, producing the protein MNYFQKNKKNIIIGVVATLLIAALVALWLQKKVIHSADDIVGVVYPSSLAVGDTLLFEDKTQFAKTKRWNFGDGTTSDKNSGIHFYNKPGYYQVSLIVDNKYTKSFPVMVSARSVQKAKDTAKSATSIEAVAQAMQNESVSFRAISDAKVFAWKFGETGNTDSKDKFTIYSYKKPGDYVVTLYTEESQEPIYHHIKILPAYDALAEEEVSVEDSYARVDNDFKYHLQQIANGNSFNMHYNYLLKTYLCNNENTVVKVNDSKVNNFYMYCAGLQFDKNTVIQTVKVNLDDKQECVTKVEINQSK; encoded by the coding sequence ATGAATTATTTTCAAAAGAACAAGAAAAACATTATTATCGGTGTTGTTGCAACTTTGCTCATCGCAGCATTAGTTGCTCTATGGCTGCAGAAAAAAGTTATCCATTCAGCCGATGATATTGTTGGGGTGGTTTATCCGTCTTCACTGGCGGTAGGAGACACGCTTTTATTCGAAGATAAAACCCAGTTTGCGAAAACCAAAAGATGGAATTTCGGAGATGGTACAACTTCAGATAAAAACAGCGGGATTCACTTCTATAATAAACCGGGGTACTATCAGGTGAGTTTGATCGTTGACAACAAGTATACGAAATCTTTCCCTGTAATGGTAAGCGCAAGAAGCGTTCAGAAAGCAAAAGATACCGCAAAATCAGCGACTAGTATCGAAGCAGTAGCTCAGGCTATGCAAAATGAAAGCGTATCTTTCCGTGCCATTTCTGATGCAAAAGTGTTTGCATGGAAATTCGGAGAAACAGGAAATACAGATTCTAAAGATAAATTTACAATCTATTCTTATAAAAAACCCGGAGATTATGTGGTAACGCTATACACTGAAGAAAGTCAGGAGCCTATTTATCACCATATTAAGATCCTTCCGGCTTATGATGCACTTGCAGAAGAGGAAGTTTCAGTAGAAGATTCTTACGCAAGAGTAGATAATGATTTCAAATATCACCTTCAGCAGATTGCCAATGGAAACAGTTTCAATATGCATTACAATTACCTGTTGAAAACCTATCTGTGTAACAATGAAAATACAGTAGTAAAGGTAAATGACAGCAAAGTGAACAACTTCTACATGTACTGTGCCGGTCTTCAGTTTGACAAAAACACGGTGATTCAGACTGTAAAGGTGAACCTTGATGATAAACAGGAGTGTGTAACGAAAGTAGAAATCAACCAAAGCAAATAA
- the tssR gene encoding type VI secretion system protein TssR domain-containing protein produces the protein MKNKFPLAAYYIGLSVLLTSCQVKLPSKKTPEPSQYGQVDASPVVNGYPKKSAPWIVISDRSRNTAYLDKDDEKSYKEVKFLEPLMVLKHRDGMVKVAEYVPDALMKKVSSKSIKTYGWIPESELLLWNNALKSEKTGYPVRVAVVPSNSEVIKNAERYYKNDSIMVFNSPSLIETANVKIPNGQIVYVYKQAENNKRFLVGKKPSIDIDSIGKGLYGWVSSNVISSWGERSAIKLKNTTGINDSSLGIYEGYPGGSGSDAENKKAVLLTDVNKRTPLENIFPVNLPLEQAPTPDSKTKYFTNILDYSKNFVSNVLGEPIYFDRYREITERDKNINIVFALDVSAGNAPYAPIVKSLLQDLQLRFEKPSYFNNVKYGVVLYKNNPCGENISVSNLSADYSKMTTFIDQKTNEMNCASNSGYQPVGEALTAAGNLLSSVPDETNIVVTVGTSANQSGNMYSVISSLTQAQARLIMFQTSARSSDTYNDFVLMAENVVTNTAKNIAELKKQKIINQYDVLTKNNFSLVEGDAGFFSLAYPKQSMSQGFVIFPKKGDITTPGFLKKSVDSLISQVTLDNQNIDKSLNEYFHSSVGAGKTDVDVKYKYLYPGLTNPVSAGIAAQLINYGSPFLVKGYIPKDLKDYTPGIEKGILISEAEYDNLKAFYTEVYRNTQADRPDFNQARAVKEYVKLLKKYNPTIKFLDKGALYEQPMSYAIGMSTGFDLSEEELMAKYKLKGWKKSKVVPSETVKNYFYHYKNLADRMLANRNNPAVKIQQNGQTFYWLNEYFTPSRIPTEQPEYTKH, from the coding sequence ATGAAAAATAAATTTCCTCTAGCAGCATATTATATAGGGTTATCAGTATTATTGACGAGTTGCCAGGTAAAACTGCCGTCAAAGAAAACCCCGGAACCGTCGCAGTACGGACAGGTGGATGCTTCCCCTGTCGTTAACGGTTATCCTAAAAAGTCAGCTCCATGGATCGTTATTTCAGACAGATCGAGAAATACGGCTTATCTGGATAAAGATGATGAGAAATCTTACAAGGAAGTAAAATTCCTTGAACCTCTGATGGTTTTAAAACATAGAGACGGAATGGTAAAAGTGGCGGAATATGTTCCGGATGCTTTAATGAAAAAAGTTTCGTCAAAATCTATCAAAACATATGGATGGATTCCTGAATCTGAACTTCTTCTTTGGAACAATGCTTTAAAAAGTGAAAAAACAGGATATCCTGTGAGAGTTGCCGTAGTACCAAGTAACAGCGAAGTTATCAAAAACGCTGAAAGATACTATAAGAACGACTCTATTATGGTGTTTAATTCACCAAGCCTTATTGAAACAGCTAATGTAAAGATTCCGAATGGACAAATTGTTTATGTCTACAAACAGGCTGAAAACAACAAGCGATTTTTAGTAGGTAAAAAACCTTCAATTGATATAGACAGCATCGGCAAAGGACTTTACGGATGGGTAAGTTCTAACGTGATTTCCAGCTGGGGAGAGCGCTCTGCGATCAAACTGAAAAATACAACAGGAATCAACGATTCTTCTTTAGGGATCTATGAAGGATATCCGGGAGGATCTGGATCTGATGCTGAAAATAAAAAAGCAGTTCTTCTTACAGATGTTAACAAAAGAACGCCGCTTGAGAATATCTTTCCTGTAAATCTCCCATTGGAACAGGCTCCAACTCCGGATTCAAAAACAAAATATTTCACCAATATTTTAGATTACAGCAAGAACTTTGTATCGAATGTATTGGGTGAACCTATTTATTTTGACCGCTACAGAGAAATCACGGAAAGAGATAAAAATATTAATATTGTCTTTGCGCTGGACGTAAGTGCAGGAAATGCTCCTTATGCGCCTATCGTAAAATCATTACTGCAGGATCTTCAGCTTAGATTTGAGAAACCATCTTATTTTAACAATGTTAAATATGGAGTGGTGCTGTACAAAAATAACCCTTGCGGGGAAAATATTTCTGTATCCAACCTGAGTGCAGACTACAGTAAAATGACAACGTTCATTGATCAGAAAACGAATGAGATGAACTGTGCAAGCAATAGCGGTTATCAGCCGGTTGGTGAAGCTCTTACCGCAGCAGGAAACCTTCTTTCCAGCGTACCTGATGAAACCAATATTGTGGTGACTGTAGGAACTTCTGCCAATCAAAGCGGAAATATGTACAGTGTGATCAGCTCACTTACTCAGGCTCAGGCAAGACTGATTATGTTCCAGACGAGTGCAAGATCATCAGATACCTACAATGATTTCGTATTGATGGCAGAAAATGTTGTTACCAATACAGCTAAAAATATTGCTGAACTTAAAAAGCAAAAGATCATCAATCAATATGATGTTCTTACCAAGAATAACTTCAGTCTGGTAGAAGGAGATGCCGGATTCTTCTCATTGGCTTACCCTAAACAGAGTATGTCTCAGGGATTTGTTATTTTCCCTAAAAAAGGGGATATTACGACTCCAGGGTTCCTGAAAAAATCTGTTGACAGCCTTATTTCACAGGTTACTTTAGACAATCAGAATATTGATAAATCACTTAATGAATATTTCCATTCATCAGTAGGAGCAGGAAAAACAGATGTTGATGTAAAATACAAATATCTGTATCCGGGTCTTACCAATCCGGTTTCTGCAGGAATTGCGGCACAGCTGATCAACTACGGAAGCCCATTCCTTGTAAAAGGATACATTCCGAAAGATCTGAAAGATTATACTCCGGGAATAGAAAAAGGTATCCTTATTTCTGAAGCGGAATATGACAACCTAAAAGCTTTCTATACCGAAGTATACAGAAATACTCAGGCAGACCGTCCGGATTTTAATCAGGCAAGAGCAGTGAAAGAATATGTGAAGCTTCTGAAAAAGTATAACCCAACTATAAAATTCCTGGACAAAGGAGCTCTTTATGAGCAGCCAATGTCTTATGCTATTGGAATGAGTACAGGATTTGATCTTTCCGAAGAAGAACTGATGGCTAAGTACAAACTGAAAGGTTGGAAAAAATCAAAAGTTGTTCCTAGTGAGACTGTGAAAAACTATTTCTATCACTACAAAAATTTAGCAGACAGAATGCTTGCCAACAGAAACAACCCAGCTGTAAAGATTCAGCAAAACGGACAGACTTTCTACTGGCTTAATGAATACTTTACGCCGTCAAGAATTCCGACAGAACAACCGGAATATACAAAGCACTAA
- the tssD gene encoding type VI secretion system tube protein TssD, whose translation MAERNSRGILKFNNGEGQKLLKMNYSVSRSTDVSGRVASDPSNALIKVTVEATEKSDILESLLNGKYKPTVGEITFNKSHEEGTLITLKWENGYVIQHQVDFDAIDSNSMLISFVISAETIDYGTSQYAGLWPSS comes from the coding sequence ATGGCCGAAAGAAATTCAAGAGGAATCTTAAAATTCAACAACGGTGAAGGACAGAAGCTGTTAAAAATGAACTACAGCGTATCCAGATCTACAGACGTATCAGGACGTGTAGCATCAGATCCTTCTAACGCACTTATTAAAGTAACAGTAGAAGCTACTGAAAAATCTGATATTCTTGAAAGCTTGCTGAATGGTAAATACAAGCCAACAGTAGGAGAAATTACATTCAACAAATCTCATGAAGAAGGAACATTGATCACTTTGAAATGGGAGAACGGATATGTAATTCAACATCAGGTTGATTTTGATGCAATAGACAGTAACAGCATGCTGATCAGCTTCGTAATAAGTGCAGAAACTATTGACTACGGTACTTCTCAGTATGCTGGTCTTTGGCCTTCAAGCTAA